From Candidatus Binataceae bacterium, the proteins below share one genomic window:
- a CDS encoding alpha/beta hydrolase has protein sequence MATEAEILARVKTGASQPARSIEELRSWIEKNSRAINAAPPEIGAMHDDLALRAGLTADIAVPKGDGPFPIMIYLHGGGWVGGSSKSHRKLGMQFAEAGFLTVNLNYRLAPEHPFPAGLDDCLFACGWAAENARRFGGDPSRMAIGGDSAGGNLAAATVVALDEERSPLKMRAAALIYGLYDVPAVLERERDKRVMGLELMARAYVPNDFPAGLRAQRVSPLGAIRPGLMPPSFVLCGADDPLLPESCAMAEALKRAGTPHELAVVDDMPHGFVQVWMLSAAGAALERMFAFLRRHV, from the coding sequence ATGGCAACCGAAGCTGAAATCCTCGCCCGCGTCAAAACCGGCGCGTCGCAGCCCGCCCGCAGTATCGAGGAGCTGCGCTCCTGGATCGAAAAAAACTCGCGCGCGATCAACGCGGCGCCGCCCGAGATCGGCGCGATGCATGACGACCTCGCTCTGCGCGCGGGACTCACCGCGGACATCGCGGTGCCCAAGGGCGACGGCCCCTTCCCGATCATGATCTACCTTCACGGCGGCGGATGGGTCGGCGGTTCGAGCAAGAGCCACCGCAAGCTCGGGATGCAGTTCGCGGAGGCGGGGTTCCTCACGGTCAACCTCAACTATCGACTCGCCCCCGAACATCCGTTTCCCGCGGGCTTGGACGATTGCCTGTTCGCGTGCGGATGGGCGGCGGAAAACGCGCGCCGCTTCGGCGGCGATCCGTCGCGGATGGCGATCGGCGGCGATTCGGCGGGCGGCAACCTCGCAGCGGCGACGGTCGTCGCGCTCGACGAAGAGCGCAGCCCGCTTAAGATGCGCGCGGCGGCGCTGATCTACGGGCTTTACGATGTGCCGGCGGTGCTCGAGCGCGAGCGCGACAAGCGCGTGATGGGGCTCGAGCTGATGGCACGCGCATACGTGCCCAACGACTTTCCCGCCGGACTTCGCGCGCAGCGGGTGAGCCCGCTGGGCGCGATCCGGCCGGGCCTGATGCCGCCGAGCTTCGTCCTTTGCGGCGCCGACGATCCGCTGCTGCCGGAATCGTGCGCGATGGCCGAAGCGCTCAAGCGTGCAGGCACGCCGCACGAACTCGCGGTGGTAGACGACATGCCGCACGGCTTCGTCCAGGTCTGGATGCTGTCGGCGGCGGGCGCCGCGCTGGAGCGGATGTTCGCTTTCCTGCGCCGTCACGTTTGA